The genomic region CGTGGCGCCGATCTTCCTGCTCTTTATGGTCGGCATCCTGTTCTACGGCAGCTATTTCGGCGCGGTCCACATGGTCCAGCAGATCGCGGCGGACGCGGCGCGGGCATCGGTCGCCGGCGTGACCGACACGGAGCGCGCCAGCCTGGCCCAGGCGCGGGCCACCAGCGACATCGCCGCGTTCTCGCTGCTCAATCCCCAGGGCGTCACCGTCCAGGTCAGCCAATCCACCGGCTCGGTGCAGGTCACCGTCACCTACGATCCGAGCTACCTGGCGGTCTGGCCCCTGGCCAAGCTGGTGCCGGCCCCGAGCGGGCTGATCACCCGCGTGAGCGCCATCGATGCCGGAGTGTGACGCCATGACCCATCTCCTGCGTCGCCTCGCGGGCCCGACGGCCCGGCGCTTCGCCCGCGACGAGCGCGGCTCCATCCTGATCCTGTCGGCCATCTTCATGGTGGTGTGCATCGCCTGCGGCGCCGTGGTCGTCGACCTCGCGAGCTTCTACCTGGCCAAGCGCCAGCTGCAGGCGGGCGCCGACCTCGCCGCCATCGCCGCCATCCGTTCGCCGAGCCGCGCCACCGCGGCGGTGTCGCAGACCGTCGCGAGCAACGGCCTGCCCACCACCACGACCTCGACCCTGGTGTGGGGCACCTATGATTCGACCCAGCCCATCGCCCAGCGCTTCTCGCCTCTGTCCTCGAACGCCGGTGCCAACGCCGCCCAAATCACGCTGCAGCGCGACGTGCCGATGATCTTCGGCCGCGCCTATTCGCCGAGCGGCAGCGTCCATCTCACGGCCATCGGCGTCGCCGCCCTCAGCAACGAGGCGACGATCAGCATCGGCTCGCGCCTGCTCAGCC from Labrys wisconsinensis harbors:
- a CDS encoding TadE family protein encodes the protein MARAGQWKCGPAIRAGREDSGTAAVEFAFVAPIFLLFMVGILFYGSYFGAVHMVQQIAADAARASVAGVTDTERASLAQARATSDIAAFSLLNPQGVTVQVSQSTGSVQVTVTYDPSYLAVWPLAKLVPAPSGLITRVSAIDAGV